A single region of the Pyricularia oryzae 70-15 chromosome 4, whole genome shotgun sequence genome encodes:
- a CDS encoding AGC/AKT protein kinase has product MSWKLTKKLKETHLTTTLSNTFSRSPSTSTITDKDDKSGDSGISGAATPTNESNVAIETLTQAPVVKPSKPGILVVTIHEGQGFSLPEQHRAAFGMGNQHSSSVSTGNGFGVAGSVRPGSSQKSPGVFNGRPQTSGGGFGTLPTNHGRFSGKYMPYALIDFDKVQVFVNSVEGSPDNPLWAGSNTQYKFDVSRVTELTIHLYIRNPNAPPGSGRSQDIFLGVCRIQPRFEERQPFVEDPKMSKKDKEKAQAEWAKRERALGFSGVEWADVQYGTGRLKIGVEFVANRTGKLKLDEDFELLKVVGKGSFGKVMQVRKKDTNRIYALKTIRKAHIISRSEVTHTLAERSVLAQINNPFIVPLKFAFQSPEKLYFVLAFVNGGELFHHLQKEQRFDVNRSRFYTAELICALECLHGFNVVYRDLKPENILLDYQGHIALCDFGLCKLDMKDEDHTNTFCGTPEYLAPELLEGKGYDKAVDWWTLGVLLYEMLTGLPPFYDENTNEMYKKILYQPLDFPGPEVVPPAAQDLLRKLLDRDPKTRLGSPERGRGAAEIKSHPFFHAIDWRKLLQRKYEPAFKPSVANALDTTNFDPEFTSEAPQDSYVEGPVLSQTMQDQFQGFSYNRPIAGLDDAGGSVKDPSFVGSLQGGR; this is encoded by the exons ATGTCGTGGAAGCTGACAAAGA AGCTCAAGGAAACCCACCTGACCACGACGCTGTCAAATACCTTTTCTCGATCCCCCTCGACGTCTACGATCACGGACAAAGATGACAAGAGTGGAGATTCTGGAATCTCGGGAGCGGCGACGCCGACAAATGAGAGCAACGTCG CGATAGAAACTCTAACCCAGGCACCGGTTGTGAAGCCCTCAAAACCAGGCATCCTCGTGGTTACTATACACGAGGGCCAAGGCTTTTCTCTACCGGAGCAGCATCGGGCAGCGTTTGGCATGGGTAACCAACATTCGTCGTCGGTCTCGACGGGCAACGGCTTCGGCGTCGCCGGCTCGGTCCGACCCGGCTCGTCACAAAAAAGTCCTGGCGTCTTTAACGGAAGGCCACAGACGTCAGGCGGCGGGTTTGGAACGCTGCCGACGAACCACGGTCGATTCTCGGGCAAGTACATGCCCTATGCTCTGATCGACTTTGATAAGGTTCAAGTCTTTGTCAACTCGGTGGAAGGCTCCCCCGACAACCCCCTGTGGGCAGGTTCCAACACGCAGTACAAGTTCGACGTCTCGCGAGTCACGGAGCTCACGATCCACCTCTACATAAGAAACCCCAACGCACCACCCGGGTCAGGACGCAGCCAGGATATCTTCCTGGGCGTCTGCCGGATTCAGCCGCGATTTGAGGAGAGGCAGCCGTTCGTCGAGGATCCCAAGATGAgcaagaaggacaaggagaAGGCCCAGGCCGAGTGGGCCAAGCGGGAGCGGGCGCTTGGTTTCAGCGGCGTCGAGTGGGCCGACGTTCAGTACGGCACGGGCCGCCTCAAGATTGGTGTTGAGTTTGTCGCCAATAGGACTGGCAAGCTCAAGCTCGACGAGGACTTTGAGCTCCTCAAGGTGGTCGGCAAGGGCAGCTTCGGCAAGGTCATGCAGGTGCGCAAGAAGGACACGAACCGAATCTACGCCCTCAAGACGATCCGGAAAGCACACATCATCTCGCGTTCCGAGGTCACCCACACCCTGGCCGAGCGCTCCGTCCTGGCCCAGATCAACAACCCCTTCATCGTGCCCCTCAAGTTCGCCTTCCAGTCCCCCGAGAAGCTCTACTTCGTCTTGGCGTTCGTCAACGGTGGTGAGCTGTTCCACCACCTGCAGAAGGAGCAGCGGTTCGACGTCAACCGCTCGCGCTTCTACACGGCCGAGCTCATCTGCGCCCTCGAGTGTCTGCACGGCTTCAACGTCGTCTACCGCGACCTGAAGCCCGAGAACATCCTGCTCGACTACCAAGGCCACATTGCCCTCTGCGACTTTGGCCTGTGCAAGCTAGACATGAAGGACGAGGACCACACCAACACCTTTTGCGGAACTCCCGAGTACCTGGCACCCGAGCTGCTCGAGGGCAAGGGCTACGACAAGGCCGTCGACTGGTGGACCCTGGGCGTGCTGCTTTATGAGATGTTGACAGGCCTGCCACCTTTCTACGACGAGAACACCAACGAGATGTACAAGAAGATCCTGTACCAGCCTCTCGACTTCCCGGGCCCCGAGGTCGTACCGCCTGCCGCCCAGGACTTGCTGAGGAAGCTTTTGGACCGCGACCCCAAGACCCGTCTCGGATCGCCGGAGCGCGGACGTGGCGCTGCTGAGATCAAGTCCCACCCCTTCTTCCACGCCATAGATTGGCGCAAGTTGTTGCAGCGCAAGTATGAGCCGGCGTTCAAGCCCAGCGTG GCCAATGCTCTCGACACGACCAACTTTGACCCCGAGTTCACATCCGAGGCACCGCAGGACTCTTATGTCGAAGGACCGGTCCTCTCACAGACAATGCAGGACCAGTTCCAGGGCTTCAGCTATAACCGACCGATTGCGGGACTTGATGACGCCGGCGGTAGTGTTAAGGACCCTTCGTTTGTCGGCAGCCTTCAGGGAGGAAGATAG